From Brassica oleracea var. oleracea cultivar TO1000 chromosome C3, BOL, whole genome shotgun sequence, a single genomic window includes:
- the LOC106336417 gene encoding xyloglucan endotransglucosylase/hydrolase: protein MTVSSTPWALVALFLMASSNVMAIPPRKAIDVPFGRNYVPTWAFDHQKQLNGGSELQLILDKYTGTGFQSKGSYLFGHFSMHIKLPAGDTAGVVTAFYLSSTNNEHDEIDFEFLGNRTGQPVILQTNVFTGGKGNREQRIYLWFDPSKAYHTYSVLWNLYQIVFFVDNIPIRVFKNAKDLGVRFPFNQPMKLYSSLWNADDWATRGGLEKTNWANAPFIASYRGFHIDGCQASVEAKYCATQGRMWWDQNEFRDLDAEQYRRLKWVRMKWTIYNYCTDRTRFPVMPAECKRDRDV, encoded by the exons ATGACTGTTTCTTCAACTCCATGGGCTCTCGTAGCTCTGTTTCTGATGGCCTCTTCTAATGTAATGGCAATTCCTCCACGGAAAGCCATTGATGTGCCATTCGGCCGAAACTACGTCCCAACTTGGGCTTTTGACCACCAGAAGCAACTCAATGGCGGTTCCGAACTCCAACTCATCCTCGACAAATACACTG GGACAGGGTTTCAATCCAAAGGGTCATATTTGTTCGGACATTTCAGTATGCACATAAAGCTGCCAGCTGGTGATACCGCTGGGGTCGTCACTGCATTTTAT CTGTCGTCGACTAACAACGAGCATGACGAGATAGATTTCGAGTTTCTCGGGAACAGGACAGGCCAGCCAGTAATATTGCAGACCAATGTGTTCACAGGAGGAAAGGGAAACAGAGAGCAACGCATCTATCTCTGGTTCGACCCTTCAAAGGCTTATCATACTTACTCCGTCCTCTGGAATCTCTACCAAATTGT ATTCTTTGTTGACAACATACCAATCCGTGTGTTCAAGAACGCTAAGGATCTAGGAGTACGTTTCCCATTCAACCAACCGATGAAGCTATACTCGAGCCTTTGGAACGCTGACGATTGGGCCACGAGAGGAGGGCTAGAGAAAACCAATTGGGCTAATGCACCCTTCATAGCTTCCTACAGAGGATTCCACATCGACGGCTGCCAAGCTTCTGTGGAAGCCAAGTACTGTGCTACCCAAGGCCGCATGTGGTGGGATCAGAATGAGTTCCGTGACCTTGATGCCGAACAATATCGTCGCCTCAAATGGGTCCGCATGAAATGGACCATCTATAACTACTGTACCGACCGTACAAGGTTCCCAGTTATGCCAGCCGAATGTAAAAGGGACAGAGACGTGTGA